One window of the Ictidomys tridecemlineatus isolate mIctTri1 chromosome 11, mIctTri1.hap1, whole genome shotgun sequence genome contains the following:
- the LOC144368621 gene encoding uncharacterized protein LOC144368621: MTITVPLLKNQTPVKSHLRKPGAIQDSKHKVMSSQRAQEELGNKEVQEDEAYLKVHVGVVDRGSPAPEGGRRFPTLVAFARSHRPTFQVKRGTKLPCARSFRDAPPTRRLQPPNRPLLGSSGISGAGPRSTRGFTARAARADLCPGSLRSAARTPSWLCRPPAARSPPARRPPPALFPLAMSSKKHRKRLSQTSESGSPAPPAAACGSAAAGTLLVTSFLEKAGLFPLTSSNLCIFLGPPL, from the exons ATGACGATAACTGTTCCACTGCTGAAGAACCAAACTCCAGTTAAATCTCACTTAAGGAAACCTGGTGCCATCCAAGACTCAAAGCACAAGGTCATGTCCTCCCAACGCGCTCAGGAGGAACTAGGAAACAAGGAAGTTCAAGAAGATGAAGCCTATTTAAAAGTCCATGTGGGAG TTGTTGATCGGGGCTCCCCGGCGCCAGAGGGCGGGAGACGCTTCCCCACGCTGGTGGCGTTCGCTCGTTCACACCGACCGACGTTCCAGGTGAAGCGGGGGACGAAGCTCCCCTGTGCCCGCTCCTTCAGGGATGCACCACCGACGCGCCGGCTCCAGCCGCCGAACCGCCCCCTCCTGGGCAGCAGCGGAATCTCCGGAGCCGGGCCGCGTTCCACTCGCGGCTTTACAGCGCGGGCCGCGCGCGCCGACCTCTGCCCCGGAAGTCTTCGCTCGGCTGCGCGCACGCCCAGCTGGCTCTGCCGCCCGCCAGCCGCCCGCTCTccgcccgcccgccgcccgccgcccgctcTCTTCCCGCTGGCCATGTCGTCCAAGAAGCACCGAAAGCGGCTGAGCCAGACCTCGGAGAGCGGGTCGCCCGCGCCTCCCGCGGCCGCCTGCGGCTCAGCGGCGGCCGGGACCCTGCTGGTGACCAGCTTCCTAGAGAAGG CTGGACTCTTCCCGCTGACATCTTCAAACCTCTGCATTTTCTTGGGACCACCGCTCTGA